A single window of Fundulus heteroclitus isolate FHET01 unplaced genomic scaffold, MU-UCD_Fhet_4.1 scaffold_41, whole genome shotgun sequence DNA harbors:
- the LOC118560227 gene encoding uncharacterized protein LOC118560227: protein MDEGLLVEVMVEVLVDHQVFRVGSDGAWVKVFWWRCWWTIRSSGQVDMMVEVLVDHQVFRVGSDGAWVKVFWWRCWWTIRSSGQVDMMVEVLVDHQVFWSGGVFMKKGGGDGGPSGLQGGVWRSMGEGLLVEVLVDHQVFWSGGVFMKKGGGDGGPPGLQGGVWRSMGEGLLVEVMVDHQVFWSGGGDSGGDGEGLLVEVLVDHQVFRVGSDGAWVKVFWWRCWWTIRSSGQVEVIVEVMVKVFWWRCWWTIRSSGQVESS from the exons ATGGATGAAGGTCTTCTGGTGGAGGTGATGGTGGAG GTGCTGGTGGACCATCAGGTCTTCAGGGTGGGGTCTGATGGAGCATGGGTGAAGGTCTTCTGGTGGAGGTGCTGGTGGACAATCAGGTCTTCTGGTCAGGTGGACATGATGGTGGAG GTGCTGGTGGACCATCAGGTCTTCAGGGTGGGGTCTGATGGAGCATGGGTGAAGGTCTTCTGGTGGAGGTGCTGGTGGACAATCAGGTCTTCTGGTCAGGTGGACATGATGGTGGAG GTGCTGGTGGACCATCAGGTCTTCTGGTCAGGTGGAGTCTTCATGAAGAAAGGTGGAGGTGATGGTGGACCATCAGGTCTTCAGGGTGGGGTCTGGAGGAGCATGGGTGAAGGTCTTCTGGTGGAG GTGCTGGTGGACCATCAGGTCTTCTGGTCAGGTGGAGTCTTCATGAAGAAAGGTGGAGGTGATGGTGGACCACCAGGTCTTCAGGGTGGGGTCTGGAGGAGCATGGGTGAAGGTCTTCTGGTGGAGGTGATGGTGGACCATCAGGTCTTCTGGTCAGGTGGAGGTGATAGTGGAGGTGATGGTGAAGGTCTTCTGGTGGAGGTGCTGGTGGACCATCAGGTCTTCAGGGTGGGGTCTGATGGAGCATGGGTGAAGGTCTTCTGGTGGAGGTGCTGGTGGACCATCAGGTCTTCTGGTCAGGTGGAGGTGATAGTGGAGGTGATGGTGAAGGTCTTCTGGTGGAGGTGCTGGTGGACCATCAG GTCTTCTGGTCAGGTGGAGTCTTCATGA